The sequence ACTTACATGGTAAGACAGAGCGGGTACTGCTGCAGACTGAGCAGTGGAGCTCTTTGCACAACAGCATGCTTTAACACAATAGCAGAAAATCCACCCAAAGATAATACCAGCAGGAATAACAGCATAAATCCAACTAGGAATTTGTCCTGTTAGAGAAGAATAGACATTATCAGATACAAATATTActtataaatgaataaaatgtttgCTTCAATAGTAGAACATGCATGCCTAATTGTCAttcaacaaatgaagaaaaatcatTCCAAAGATAACCTCAGCAGCAGTTATAACTTAGATTAATAGTGATTGCTTACCTGTAAAGTTCATCTCCACAGGTGGGGCTGTGATTTAAATTGACGTAAAAACCTTGGTCCAGGATTAAATATGTTCAATTTTCTATTTCTATATTAAGTTTATAGAGTCAGGTGTATCAAGACAAAAGTGCTAGTGCTCACATAACGGAAATGGTGAAAACACTCTGAACCAGGAAGTGATAGTACTTGGTAGTAATGTGGTTGTGCTGCCCCAGTtttcatagtaaaaaaaaaaagttttaaagaaaaagaaaaaaaaaaaaaaaaagaatatgaattttacatacagtatagggtatttcttttaacttcttcAGATTTCAGGTAACTTATAAGtaataaaaattaaacaaaagtgAACACAGGATTATACTTTCAGAGATGCAGATTCAATGTAACTCTTCTGTGTGTTATAAAATGATCACGACTATAAGTGCAATATCTAGACCACAGCGGAAAAAACAGATCAACAAGAAACAGCCAAATACACACAATCACTTTTACAATATCAAATTTGGTCAGTGTTTCTGGGAAAAATGACAATGCAAATAACTGCAAATAatgccagaattttttttttttatggatctgtaaaataaagtttgtgaAACAAGTGAAGTGCCTGGTGAAAAGAATCTGAGAACGAGCTCTTACCAGCTCCATTCCCTCCTCTTTTTTTCCATCGGCAACAACACCACCTATTGACACTAAGAGGGAACTGCATTGCAAAAGGGCCCCATGACACAACAACACTCTGCCATCCACAGCGCTTTGTCtaggaaaagacagaaaatgaacaaagcgTCAATATTAGGTGTTAAAAGTATCTAAAGGCCAATCCGACATTTATGTCTCATTAACATCCAATTATTCACCTGCTAGTGAGATAATGCAGACACCAGGCACACTCAATGGCAGGAGCCAGGCCAAACTGTGGGTCAGGAGTAAGCACCGATAATAAAAGTGAAGGCAAACTCGAGGCCAGGACCGTACTGCAGAGAGAAAAACCATCAACTGACGGTTTACGCTGTCGTGACTCACTAGGAAGTTGTTTCAACACTATTTTGTAACCATGCAAAGACAGTGATTTCCTGAGAACCAGCGTGCCATTAACTGCTTACGGGATAATTTTTTCTGCCGCATCTCTGTTCTGTAGCAGCTGAGAAAGTGTGAAACCCACAGCTTCCACCAAGGCCAGATTATGTCTCTGGTTCTGGACACAAAGAGTCACATATCGACAAAATATTTTATCTTGTGTGGAAATAGAGCTTTCACTGTTAAATTCTACAGAGTAAAATGCTCAGACATGCTGAAGGCAAACTTAATAAGTGTAACTGAGCTTTTTTAGTTTACCTCCAAACAGCTGGTCAAAGCAGGTATGATTCCCTGGGCAAGAAGCTTCTCTGTAACTACATCACTGTCTGGACACAGGTTCCCCAGTGTGTAAAGACACAGCTCCTGCATAAACACACAAACTGTCAGAAATCTACGAGTACAACATTAAATTCTGCTTGGTATGAGAGGGCACTCACTGTAAATCTGGTGCTTTGGCCCGATAGATAGGTGAGCAGGTAAGGGGTGACGGGCAGACAGGCAGGGGCCACAGTAGCGTGGGGAGAGTGAGACAACTCGTGAAGACACTGAACGGCCTGAAGGCGACACTGAGCGTTAGAGCCGGTGAGCAGCCCAACCAGCAGATGCATACTCTTCCCCTGCCTTAAAGAAAGACAGATCAAACACAGACATGAAACAAGGCCATTTTCTGTGGTGGACTTTtacttaaaggactgatattttgcttttttcaatggaattatgcattttaaaacatttcactgtggtctacataaactgtaaatgctctgcttgggtctgaattcttcattaattcaactccacaggtccatcttcaatcctatttcggagtaatgacaccagaaaggtaattttgagcgctggccctttaaatgcaaatgagccacttcacgccccaccccctcaaggttgctgaccgtgctttctgtcccgttcagccacttgagcttgttaatacaaccaacaattaaacatttttggtaatcggctcaaagtttggacatattttcagtatggactacaaccactgctgctgacaaacagttatgtcgtactcggagaaatgttcgtcaaaagtcttgaccctatatgtgcaaatgtcatgatgtaactagttataaaacgtaacaaattaagaaggaattgaaacgggttgtagaaatccacttgatttttgccaaaatgaatataaagatagctttgtagcacctggagggttcaaattcaaactttttgaactattagcatccaaatacacaaataaatgtaccaaagactaataaaagtgggtttagcaaaatatgactcctttaaggtccagtgtgtaagatttaggaggtTGCTTCCACAGAGTccgccatgtttctacagtgacTAAGAACAGACATTTAACGGCAGGTGGTGTCCAGTATTGTCATATTAAAATGTTACAACCCTTTAATTAAAAACCCAGCATGGACAACACAAGAACTTCCTGTATTATTGTAGACAACATAATGGAGGGAAGGGTGATGTGCAGTTTACTGCAATCTGCAAACCCGCTGCTAGATTAGATTTGTCAGAATTATTTGAGAGAACTGTGATGTATTACATAACACAAAATAacatattttaacattatttccACTATTTGACTCACACTCTTTTAATGACATCATCCTGTTGCGTTCAGTTCTTCTTCTCTTATGAGATCAACGTAGAACTAAGGTCACTTAATTTACTTTGCTTTTAAGTAGTAGTACATGGGTACTACTTAATGGTACTCCTTCTTCATGaggtatatatatacataaataaactaCTATTAGACTGATGGTGGCATAGACAGAACTAACAATAATATTTTAATTGAAATTATTTGACAAGTAATTGTCAGATTTCAGTATAGTAACAACCTTATGTTAGACGTGAGTAAATATAACACACTGACCATTAAAATAAATGTATAGTATCACAGTGGGAACTCATATACATATGAAGTGATTAAATGAAAAGTTCACTTGAGTAAAAATGCTAAATTATTAGTATCAAAATACACTTAAAGAATCAAGAATAAAAGTGCAGACTGGGCAGAATAATAGATAATGGAGGTGTATTAATAGTGATGTATggaaaaggattagggccactagaaaaaaatacaaataaaggtacaatatattttttctataattattccgggaaaaaaaaaaaatcagaattctgagattaaagacagaatttttactttttttcctcagaattctgaaaaaaataaaaattctgacATTCAGGGAGAGTGCCACTTTTGCTTTATGGCATGCTGGAGGAGTACAGCAGGCTGACATAATGAAAGATTTAGGTGACTTTAAATGCATCCGAGGGGTTCTGGAGGAagctatttcattcattcattcattcattttctgaacccgctttatcctcactagggtcacgggggtcgcttggagcctatcccagctacataggggcgaaggcggggtacaccctggacaagtcgccagttcatcgcagggctgacatatagagacaaacaatcactctcacattcacacctatgggcaatttagattaaccaattaacctattagtgcatgttttttgcatgtttgaagcTATTTCACTATAAGCAAAAGGAAGGGAAACAGATATCAGTGGCTTTTTCTTCAAGTTTACATAAACAAGTTTCAAAACATAACATTCATTCACCTTTGGCacatatgagaaaaaagtcaaaattcaaagattaaagtcagaatgctgactttttttctcaaaattctcactttaatctcggaattctgactttttttcttagaattccgactttaatctcagaattctgacttttttctcagaattctgacttttttcccataataataatagaaaaaatattttggaccttaatttttgttttccaatggccctaatcctcttctgtagtaaTGCATTAATGTGTACTGTGAATGTGTTTAATTGACCTATATAGTGCAGGGCAGTATCATTTACAAGTTGATTTTTGTTCTATCGTAATAAAGTGAATCTAAGTAAAAAGTAATGAAGAAGAGGAGTAAAGTATAATATTTGCCTCCAAAATATAGTGGAGTAGAACAGCTATACCATTGTGTAGAAGTATAAAGTAGAAGACAATAGAAATACTCAAGTGTAGTGTAGTGACTTCTTTTTATGCCTTTTGTTGTGGTGTCAAATGTTACCAACATACTTGATGAAGGTGAGCTGTGCTGAAGGGTCACGTAGAGCTTTACTCAAGGCTTTCAGGTCAGCTTCCTTCTCTGGCCCACTGTGCTGAAGCTTGAGGAACAAACTGACCACATCCTGTGGAAAATAAGGAGCAACTTCTCACAGATCAGGATATTTTATTGTAACTGACCTACGCACAGATTATCTACCATTGCATCAGACACTCACCTGTCCTGCAGAGTtagtttccatggtgacctcTGGATGCTCTTCATCGTCATTCAGCAGGAGTCTCTTGCTCACTAGTTGTCTGTCTCTGCGGGCCTGCCTCAGAGCTGCAGGAAAACACTCACATATTCAACAGTCCCTCCTCATTCACCTCTGAGTAGACTTAATacacaatgcaaaaataaaataattgtcgACAAAAAGGGatcaaaatgttggaaaataccagtGGGTTTTCTCCTGCTTATTTTTTTGGgt is a genomic window of Sphaeramia orbicularis chromosome 10, fSphaOr1.1, whole genome shotgun sequence containing:
- the tmco6 gene encoding transmembrane and coiled-coil domain-containing protein 6 isoform X4, with protein sequence MFKIQLNYLSLTKKIMWRLNKVRHKAGRHGDSSEQFRSKRREQENALRQARRDRQLVSKRLLLNDDEEHPEVTMETNSAGQDVVSLFLKLQHSGPEKEADLKALSKALRDPSAQLTFIKQGKSMHLLVGLLTGSNAQCRLQAVQCLHELSHSPHATVAPACLPVTPYLLTYLSGQSTRFTELCLYTLGNLCPDSDVVTEKLLAQGIIPALTSCLENQRHNLALVEAVGFTLSQLLQNRDAAEKIIPTVLASSLPSLLLSVLTPDPQFGLAPAIECAWCLHYLTSRQSAVDGRVLLCHGALLQCSSLLVSIGGVVADGKKEEGMELDKFLVGFMLLFLLVLSLGGFSAIVLKHAVVQRAPLLSLQQYPLCLTMVQLSLQTIVSMLPHSQSEHLHLPLIVHRLQLHEGREPLHFCQTALISSPQTLIQSLI
- the tmco6 gene encoding transmembrane and coiled-coil domain-containing protein 6 isoform X3 is translated as MFKIQLNYLSLTKKIMWRLNKVRHKAGRHGDSSEQFRSKRREQENALRQARRDRQLVSKRLLLNDDEEHPEVTMETNSAGQDVVSLFLKLQHSGPEKEADLKALSKALRDPSAQLTFIKQGKSMHLLVGLLTGSNAQCRLQAVQCLHELSHSPHATVAPACLPVTPYLLTYLSGQSTRFTELCLYTLGNLCPDSDVVTEKLLAQGIIPALTSCLENQRHNLALVEAVGFTLSQLLQNRDAAEKIIPTVLASSLPSLLLSVLTPDPQFGLAPAIECAWCLHYLTSSAVDGRVLLCHGALLQCSSLLVSIGGVVADGKKEEGMELLICPLLRCVGNLLSSCPVDDLIAQVDDVRLPAALCALLQAYLHTQPALARETAWVLNNLTAHSIEFCSALLTLNLVPGLIQLLPFSQGINTMILRVLANIAHKKKEFCVQLIQLGLLSALCATLKMADPEMVTLSLDVLFMLVTSCPQVAEEFVKQGGLSLIEAIQYNSEGEMRRRAAYLLEHKLLS
- the tmco6 gene encoding transmembrane and coiled-coil domain-containing protein 6 isoform X2 codes for the protein MFKIQLNYLSLTKKIMWRLNKVRHKAGRHGDSSEQFRSKRREQENALRQARRDRQLVSKRLLLNDDEEHPEVTMETNSAGQDVVSLFLKLQHSGPEKEADLKALSKALRDPSAQLTFIKQGKSMHLLVGLLTGSNAQCRLQAVQCLHELSHSPHATVAPACLPVTPYLLTYLSGQSTRFTELCLYTLGNLCPDSDVVTEKLLAQGIIPALTSCLENQRHNLALVEAVGFTLSQLLQNRDAAEKIIPTVLASSLPSLLLSVLTPDPQFGLAPAIECAWCLHYLTSRQSAVDGRVLLCHGALLQCSSLLVSIGGVVADGKKEEGMELLICPLLRCVGNLLSSCPVDDLIAQVDDVRLPAALCALLQAYLHTQPALARETAWVLNNLTAHSIEFCSALLTLNLVPGLIQLLPFSQGINTMILRVLANIAHKKKEFCVQLIQLGLLSALCATLKMADPEMVTLSLDVLFMLVTSCPQVAEEFVKQGGLSLIEAIQYNSEGEMRRRAAYLLEHKLLS
- the tmco6 gene encoding transmembrane and coiled-coil domain-containing protein 6 isoform X1 gives rise to the protein MFKIQLNYLSLTKKIMWRLNKVRHKAGRHGDSSEQFRSKRREQENALRQARRDRQLVSKRLLLNDDEEHPEVTMETNSAGQDVVSLFLKLQHSGPEKEADLKALSKALRDPSAQLTFIKQGKSMHLLVGLLTGSNAQCRLQAVQCLHELSHSPHATVAPACLPVTPYLLTYLSGQSTRFTELCLYTLGNLCPDSDVVTEKLLAQGIIPALTSCLENQRHNLALVEAVGFTLSQLLQNRDAAEKIIPTVLASSLPSLLLSVLTPDPQFGLAPAIECAWCLHYLTSRQSAVDGRVLLCHGALLQCSSLLVSIGGVVADGKKEEGMELLICPLLRCVGNLLSSCPVDDLIAQVDDVRLPAALCALLQAYLHTQPALARETAWVLNNLTAPAHSIEFCSALLTLNLVPGLIQLLPFSQGINTMILRVLANIAHKKKEFCVQLIQLGLLSALCATLKMADPEMVTLSLDVLFMLVTSCPQVAEEFVKQGGLSLIEAIQYNSEGEMRRRAAYLLEHKLLS